One stretch of Desulfocurvus vexinensis DSM 17965 DNA includes these proteins:
- a CDS encoding TadE/TadG family type IV pilus assembly protein, translating to MTARMPDTAPAPRPRPRAARRRGVAALEVALLLPVLAGLLFLLVEGGAVLRAYSAISEASRAAARQVIVSGNASAEAASALVRSLAPDLASAGLTTTVTTDPTGSTVTVEVSYAYQSFFRDNPTGLGHEPLLTLVAHTSMPVP from the coding sequence ATGACCGCCCGCATGCCCGACACCGCCCCCGCCCCCCGGCCCCGCCCCCGCGCGGCCCGCAGGCGCGGCGTGGCCGCCCTGGAGGTGGCCCTGCTGCTGCCCGTGCTGGCCGGGCTGCTGTTCCTGCTGGTGGAGGGCGGCGCCGTGCTGCGGGCCTACTCGGCCATTTCCGAGGCCAGCCGCGCCGCCGCGCGCCAGGTCATCGTCTCGGGCAACGCCAGCGCCGAGGCGGCCAGCGCCCTGGTCCGCTCCCTGGCGCCGGACCTGGCCTCCGCAGGCCTGACCACCACCGTGACCACCGATCCCACCGGTTCCACCGTAACCGTCGAGGTGAGCTATGCGTACCAGTCGTTCTTCCGCGACAACCCCACCGGCCTGGGCCATGAGCCGCTGCTTACGCTGGTGGCGCACACGAGCATGCCGGTTCCCTAG
- a CDS encoding CpaF family protein, with the protein MGLADRLHREILRAAPAPAPRAALAGACPAPRPAPQAARPAPQAPAQPAPLPEQPREESYYAIKAQIHERLVDRLDLGAVETLPADLLGAEIARLVERILAEEYRAAPLNAVERAQIVREVQDEVLGLGPLEPLLQDPTVNDILVNNYRMVFVERRGKLERVQTRFKDDAHLRKIIDRIVTRVGRRVDESSPMVDARLEDGSRVNAIIPPLALDGPSLSIRRFSRDPLELDDLIGFGALTPGMGEVLRGIVRARLNIIVSGGTGSGKTTMLNCLSRFVPHDERVVTIEDAAELQLKQEHVVRLETRPANIEGLGEVTARDLVRNCLRMRPDRIIVGEVRGAEVLDMLQAMNTGHDGSLTTIHANSPRDALMRLETMVAMAGLSISTESLKRYIASAVDVILQISRQSDGSRKMVSIQEITGMEGDAITMQELFRFRQTGVDERGKVLGHFEAGGIRPRFSARLEAQGITLGAGLFDPALAREAQS; encoded by the coding sequence ATGGGCCTGGCCGACCGCCTGCACCGCGAAATTCTGCGCGCCGCGCCCGCGCCCGCGCCGCGTGCGGCCCTGGCCGGGGCCTGCCCCGCCCCGCGCCCCGCGCCCCAGGCCGCCCGGCCCGCGCCCCAGGCTCCGGCCCAGCCCGCGCCGCTGCCCGAGCAGCCCCGCGAGGAGAGCTACTACGCCATCAAGGCCCAGATCCACGAACGCCTGGTGGACCGCCTGGACCTGGGCGCCGTGGAAACCCTGCCCGCCGACCTGCTGGGCGCCGAGATCGCCCGGCTGGTGGAACGCATCCTGGCCGAGGAATACCGCGCCGCGCCGCTCAACGCCGTCGAGCGCGCCCAGATCGTGCGCGAGGTGCAGGACGAGGTGCTCGGCCTGGGCCCGCTGGAGCCGCTGCTCCAGGACCCCACGGTCAACGACATCCTGGTCAACAACTACCGCATGGTGTTCGTGGAGCGCCGGGGCAAGCTCGAGCGCGTGCAGACGCGCTTCAAGGACGACGCCCACCTGCGCAAGATCATCGACCGCATCGTGACCCGCGTGGGCCGCCGGGTGGACGAGTCCTCGCCCATGGTGGACGCCCGCCTGGAAGACGGCAGCCGCGTCAACGCCATCATCCCGCCCCTGGCCCTGGACGGGCCGAGCCTGTCCATCCGCCGCTTCTCGCGCGACCCGCTGGAGCTGGACGACCTCATCGGCTTCGGCGCCCTGACCCCGGGCATGGGCGAGGTGCTGCGCGGCATCGTGCGCGCCCGGCTGAACATCATCGTCTCCGGCGGCACGGGCTCGGGCAAGACGACCATGCTCAACTGCCTGTCGCGCTTCGTGCCCCACGACGAGCGCGTGGTGACCATCGAGGACGCCGCCGAGTTGCAACTCAAGCAGGAGCACGTGGTGCGCCTGGAAACCCGCCCGGCCAACATCGAGGGCCTGGGCGAGGTCACCGCCCGCGACCTGGTGCGCAACTGCCTGCGCATGCGCCCGGACCGGATCATCGTCGGCGAGGTGCGCGGGGCCGAGGTGCTGGACATGCTCCAGGCCATGAACACCGGCCACGACGGCTCGCTGACCACCATCCACGCCAACTCCCCGCGCGACGCGCTGATGCGCCTGGAAACCATGGTGGCCATGGCCGGGCTGTCCATCAGCACCGAATCGCTCAAGCGCTACATCGCCTCGGCGGTGGACGTAATTTTGCAAATCTCGCGGCAGTCCGACGGCTCGCGCAAGATGGTCAGCATCCAGGAGATCACCGGCATGGAGGGCGACGCCATCACCATGCAGGAGCTCTTCCGCTTCCGCCAGACGGGCGTGGACGAGCGGGGCAAGGTGCTGGGGCATTTCGAGGCCGGGGGCATCCGCCCGCGCTTTTCCGCGCGCCTGGAGGCCCAGGGCATCACCCTGGGCGCCGGGCTCTTCGACCCGGCCCTGGCCCGGGAGGCCCAGTCATGA
- a CDS encoding PilZ domain-containing protein produces the protein MHQDRRRQPRVTVCLPAAMFGAPGSQVSATVTDLSTLGCRVHAPWRGGLPPGGFTGFEAVFYAPGVPWPIVLPCSTVWTVELVGGEAVDIGAAFSGGDQDSYQALQRYVASRIRSDRALL, from the coding sequence AGGATCGCAGGCGCCAGCCCAGGGTGACGGTCTGTCTTCCGGCGGCGATGTTCGGCGCGCCGGGAAGCCAGGTTTCGGCCACGGTCACGGATCTGTCCACGCTGGGCTGCCGCGTGCATGCGCCATGGCGGGGCGGGCTTCCGCCCGGCGGGTTCACGGGATTCGAGGCGGTGTTCTACGCGCCGGGGGTGCCCTGGCCCATCGTTCTGCCGTGCAGCACGGTCTGGACCGTGGAGCTGGTCGGCGGCGAGGCGGTGGACATCGGCGCCGCCTTCTCCGGCGGCGACCAGGACAGCTACCAGGCCTTGCAACGGTACGTGGCCTCGCGGATCAGGTCCGACCGGGCCCTGCTCTGA
- a CDS encoding vWA domain-containing protein produces MAVPVIVGLVGLGIDSARLYHAHSRLQAATDAAALAGSLQLPFDPDLSKGLVNAAVAEYLGRNMPEAEVVGVVPGTEIRSVRVSARVEVDVLLLGVVGASAKTLTASAAAGFNNLEVVFVIDNSGSMKGSPINETNQAAIDLVELMMPPGAHATVKAAVVPFRGKVHIPDGVDGLPAGCRNADGTWNWDLHEEYTKSKYRYPSGSSLRVSTGTCSSIPRTQALTDDRDVIIAAIRAQDALGAASGTVISEGLKWARHVLTPEPPFTEASDRDDMRKIIILLTDGDTEDGKCGGSYAVSYTPNDYWTNAYYGMLDTTSHCENGGALNNAMLQEAQKAKDAGIEIFSVRFGVSDSTDVALMKAVASSRPGTNDHYFDAPSSYDIGGMFKLIGRQLGWRLLN; encoded by the coding sequence GTGGCCGTGCCCGTCATTGTCGGCCTGGTAGGCCTGGGCATCGACTCGGCCCGGCTCTACCACGCCCACTCGCGCCTGCAGGCCGCCACCGACGCGGCGGCCCTGGCCGGCAGCCTGCAACTGCCCTTCGACCCCGACCTCTCCAAGGGCCTGGTCAACGCCGCCGTGGCCGAATACCTGGGCCGCAACATGCCCGAGGCCGAGGTGGTGGGCGTGGTCCCGGGCACCGAAATCCGCAGCGTGCGCGTCAGCGCCCGGGTGGAGGTGGACGTGCTGCTGCTGGGCGTGGTCGGCGCCTCGGCCAAGACCCTCACGGCCTCGGCGGCGGCGGGCTTCAACAACCTGGAGGTGGTCTTCGTCATCGACAACTCCGGGAGCATGAAGGGCTCGCCCATCAACGAGACCAACCAGGCGGCCATCGACCTGGTGGAGCTGATGATGCCCCCGGGCGCCCACGCCACGGTCAAGGCCGCCGTGGTGCCCTTCCGCGGCAAGGTGCACATCCCGGACGGCGTGGACGGCCTGCCCGCGGGCTGCCGCAACGCCGACGGCACCTGGAACTGGGACCTGCACGAGGAGTACACCAAGTCCAAGTACCGCTACCCCAGCGGCAGTTCCCTGCGCGTGAGCACCGGCACCTGCTCCTCCATCCCCCGGACCCAGGCCCTGACCGACGACCGCGACGTGATCATCGCCGCCATCCGCGCCCAGGACGCCCTGGGGGCCGCCTCGGGCACGGTCATCTCCGAGGGCCTCAAGTGGGCCCGCCACGTGCTGACCCCCGAGCCGCCCTTCACCGAGGCCTCCGACCGCGACGACATGCGCAAGATCATCATCCTGCTCACCGACGGCGACACCGAGGACGGCAAGTGCGGCGGCAGCTACGCCGTGTCGTACACGCCCAACGACTACTGGACCAACGCCTACTACGGAATGCTGGACACGACCTCGCACTGCGAGAACGGCGGGGCGCTCAACAACGCCATGCTCCAGGAGGCCCAGAAGGCCAAGGACGCGGGCATCGAGATCTTCAGCGTGCGCTTCGGGGTCTCGGACTCCACGGACGTGGCGCTGATGAAGGCCGTGGCCTCCAGCAGGCCCGGCACCAACGACCACTACTTCGACGCCCCGTCGTCCTACGACATCGGCGGCATGTTCAAGCTCATCGGCCGCCAGCTCGGCTGGCGATTGCTGAACTAG
- a CDS encoding TadE/TadG family type IV pilus assembly protein, translated as MDRTTTRIARAGRRLGRCSRGVSALEFALVLPLLLAMVLGLVEFGNMIFLSAAMDKAAKVGARTAVTGQGEDDGSRLGRIVQAARAVAEPAAGAMPVSVLVRSWPGTDPSAAASADDAGRPCAMVEVEVRCDYRPITPIVGDMLPDSIPLRGQGRMINEPWTPCG; from the coding sequence ATGGACCGGACAACGACGCGCATCGCCCGCGCGGGCCGCAGGCTGGGGCGCTGCTCCCGGGGCGTCAGCGCCCTGGAGTTCGCCCTGGTGCTGCCCCTGCTGCTGGCCATGGTCCTGGGGCTGGTGGAATTCGGGAACATGATCTTCCTGTCGGCGGCCATGGACAAGGCCGCCAAGGTCGGCGCGCGCACCGCCGTTACCGGCCAGGGCGAGGACGACGGCTCGCGCCTGGGCAGGATCGTGCAGGCCGCGCGCGCCGTGGCCGAGCCCGCTGCCGGGGCCATGCCCGTGAGCGTGCTGGTGCGCTCCTGGCCGGGCACGGACCCCTCCGCCGCCGCCAGCGCCGACGACGCCGGGCGGCCCTGCGCCATGGTCGAGGTGGAGGTGCGCTGCGACTACCGGCCCATCACGCCCATCGTGGGCGACATGCTGCCGGACTCCATCCCTCTGCGCGGCCAGGGCCGGATGATCAACGAGCCCTGGACCCCGTGCGGCTAG
- a CDS encoding type II secretion system F family protein, whose translation MDLLRHDMLLPLAAAALGFTAVLLAVLAVGGMFAAKSRSERVRSRLLGDGPEQGRSLPAALAAGAARLGRTLGPKDEDQLQDTALALVRAGLRGPGAPLAFFGAKAALAVGGMLAVGAVKVLADIQVPPGLLALALLTPAALGMYLPNVWLRTRINRRRRELLNAMPDALDLLVVCVEAGMGLDQALARVAREITLTSPALGQELHTVILELRAGKPRADALRNLARRADLEDVTSLVTLIVQADAFGTSIARTLRVYSDALRTTRYQRAEEVAAKMPVKLLFPLVFCILPALLVAILGPAGIRLMHTFASME comes from the coding sequence ATGGACCTGTTGCGACACGACATGCTCCTGCCCCTCGCGGCTGCGGCCCTGGGCTTCACGGCGGTGCTGCTGGCCGTGCTGGCCGTGGGCGGCATGTTCGCGGCCAAGAGCCGCTCCGAGCGCGTGCGCAGCCGCCTGCTGGGCGACGGGCCCGAACAGGGCCGCAGCCTGCCCGCCGCCCTGGCCGCCGGGGCCGCCCGCCTGGGCCGCACCCTGGGCCCCAAGGACGAGGACCAGCTCCAGGACACCGCCCTGGCCCTGGTGCGCGCCGGGCTGCGCGGCCCGGGGGCGCCCCTGGCGTTTTTCGGCGCCAAGGCGGCCCTGGCCGTGGGCGGGATGCTGGCCGTGGGCGCGGTCAAGGTGCTGGCGGACATCCAGGTGCCCCCGGGGCTGCTGGCCCTGGCCCTGCTGACCCCCGCCGCCCTGGGCATGTACCTGCCCAACGTCTGGCTGCGCACGCGCATCAACCGCCGCAGGCGCGAGCTGCTCAACGCCATGCCCGACGCCCTGGACCTTCTGGTGGTCTGCGTCGAGGCGGGCATGGGCCTGGACCAGGCCCTGGCCCGCGTGGCACGCGAGATCACCCTGACCAGCCCGGCCCTGGGCCAGGAGCTGCACACCGTGATCCTGGAACTGCGCGCGGGCAAGCCGCGGGCCGACGCCCTGCGCAACCTGGCCCGGCGCGCCGACCTGGAGGACGTGACCAGCCTGGTGACGCTCATCGTCCAGGCCGACGCCTTCGGCACGAGCATCGCGCGCACCCTGCGCGTCTACTCCGACGCCCTGCGCACCACGCGCTACCAGCGCGCCGAGGAAGTGGCCGCCAAGATGCCGGTAAAACTGCTTTTCCCCCTGGTGTTCTGCATCCTGCCCGCGCTGCTGGTGGCCATTCTCGGCCCGGCGGGCATCCGGCTGATGCACACCTTCGCCAGCATGGAATAA
- a CDS encoding SPOR domain-containing protein, whose protein sequence is MHRRLTHILILAALALAPALAGCAASGAPGASGPSLMERFHNGQDLMADAAAPGSPAEQARQHYARGQAHLAQGRQELAFEQFSRAAKLDPALAPAREARGHILLDKGLLDEALAEFQHVIAALPDYAPAHEAAGMVYFRAGLHAEAREHLTRAVALDPTRVRALVHLGALHNARGDHAEAVKAFEAALRAAPHDGTVHNNLGLTHSLAGDHEKAVAAFRAALRLGAPSAKAYNNMGLALARLGRDAEALEAFRCAGGEAGAYNNLGYFYFMEGRYAQAVASFQRAIELEPTYYARAHENLKRARLALRFEEGTPGGPAPAALRQDIPALDGAVVALVPGGPLTVAGSAAALPAPAAPRAPARTAFVDLGPEPGPAPTFALEDPAPDAPALSAPSGPAQAAATPVAFTPQAPSAPAPALAPARPEAAPQAAYTVHCSSWRQQDNARREAERLRQAGHDSAVVPVELAGSGQWWRVTVGAFATQGEARQALDALRAERGNAGARVVRAARPAPAQATPDL, encoded by the coding sequence ATGCACCGCAGACTGACCCATATCCTCATCCTGGCCGCCCTGGCCCTGGCCCCGGCCCTGGCGGGCTGCGCCGCCTCGGGCGCCCCCGGCGCCTCCGGGCCCTCGCTCATGGAGCGCTTCCACAACGGGCAGGACCTCATGGCCGACGCCGCCGCGCCCGGCAGCCCCGCCGAGCAGGCCCGCCAGCACTACGCGCGCGGCCAGGCCCACCTGGCCCAGGGCCGCCAGGAGCTGGCCTTCGAGCAGTTCTCGCGCGCCGCGAAGCTCGACCCCGCGCTGGCCCCGGCCCGCGAGGCGCGCGGGCACATCCTGCTGGACAAGGGCCTGCTGGACGAAGCCCTGGCCGAGTTCCAGCACGTCATCGCCGCCCTGCCCGACTACGCCCCGGCCCACGAGGCCGCCGGGATGGTCTACTTCCGCGCCGGGCTGCACGCCGAGGCCCGGGAGCACCTGACCCGGGCCGTGGCCCTGGACCCCACCCGCGTGCGCGCCCTGGTCCACCTCGGGGCCCTGCACAACGCCCGCGGCGACCACGCCGAGGCCGTCAAGGCCTTCGAGGCCGCCCTGCGCGCCGCGCCGCACGACGGCACCGTCCACAACAACCTGGGCCTGACCCACTCCCTGGCCGGGGACCACGAAAAGGCCGTGGCCGCCTTCCGCGCCGCCCTGCGCCTGGGCGCGCCCTCGGCCAAGGCCTACAACAACATGGGCCTGGCCCTGGCGCGGCTGGGCCGCGACGCCGAGGCCCTGGAAGCCTTCCGCTGCGCCGGGGGCGAGGCCGGGGCCTACAACAACCTGGGCTACTTCTACTTCATGGAGGGCCGCTACGCCCAGGCCGTGGCCAGCTTCCAGCGCGCCATCGAGCTGGAGCCCACCTACTACGCCCGGGCCCACGAGAACCTCAAGCGCGCCCGCCTCGCCCTGCGCTTCGAGGAAGGCACGCCCGGCGGCCCGGCCCCGGCGGCCCTGCGCCAGGACATCCCCGCCCTGGACGGCGCGGTGGTGGCCCTGGTGCCAGGCGGGCCGCTGACCGTGGCGGGCAGCGCTGCGGCCCTGCCCGCGCCCGCCGCGCCCCGCGCCCCGGCCCGGACCGCCTTCGTGGACCTCGGCCCCGAGCCCGGCCCGGCGCCCACCTTCGCCCTGGAAGACCCCGCCCCGGACGCGCCTGCCCTGAGCGCGCCCTCCGGCCCGGCCCAGGCAGCCGCCACCCCCGTGGCCTTCACCCCCCAGGCGCCGTCGGCCCCGGCGCCCGCCCTGGCCCCCGCCCGGCCCGAGGCCGCCCCGCAGGCCGCCTACACCGTGCATTGCAGCTCGTGGCGCCAGCAGGACAACGCCCGGCGCGAGGCCGAGCGCCTGCGCCAGGCCGGGCATGACAGCGCCGTGGTGCCCGTCGAGCTGGCCGGTTCCGGCCAGTGGTGGCGCGTCACCGTGGGCGCCTTCGCCACCCAGGGCGAGGCCCGCCAGGCCCTGGACGCCCTGCGCGCCGAGCGCGGCAACGCGGGGGCGCGCGTGGTGCGCGCCGCCCGGCCCGCCCCGGCCCAGGCCACCCCGGACCTCTAG
- a CDS encoding PAS domain-containing hybrid sensor histidine kinase/response regulator has product MGTRFSLLFATAFEDRAAALAATLARAGLEPAYTVVDNIHDLSMALAEEPWDAVASDQDVPGLPWRETMALARAAREDVPFVLMAPGLEPAAARAAVREGADDVLAEADWRAPAVFTRLLRDAARRRRLARQWERLHADEGTYRGMIENSVLGIFQCTPWGALVTFNPSFARILGHDGAEALGRHLAGADRKLPLADERALEALLFMVREREFVSDFETRVLRRDGALAWVSITARAMRGEAGEVAGIEGTIEDIGKRKAVEDMIIRAKQEWEKTFDSVPDIIAILGEDLTVRRLNMALAARLGAHPKDMVGRPCEAVFDPGDGPPLAGPRIRRMVREAGQPEEMHIPALGGWFLVTVSPFDLGEGARGGFVLTAHDVSRRKELEARLRQSQKLEAIGTLAGGIAHDFNNILGVIMGYTEMSLEEPDLPAPARRRLAEVLTAGRRARDLIHQILTFSRQEEPDLRPLALDSVVKEAVKLLRASIPANVDIALDLAGPGTVRANLSQVHQVLMNLCTNAAHAMREGGGRLSIALERVELDALGAAQHPPLAPGPHVRLTVADTGHGIPEAIRDKVFDPFFTTKGPDEGTGMGLAMVHGIVTGHGGAVSVRSAPGQGAAFEILLPEAPGAPDALAEAGPDHVAPRGGRVLLVDDEAPLAAVLGEMLRSLGLHAHIETDSARALELLRADPGAFDLLVTDQTMPGLTGTGLAREARALRPELPVILCTGFCREPAAGAARELGIAVTLHKPVQKADLARAVRAALGRAGG; this is encoded by the coding sequence ATGGGAACCCGCTTCAGCCTGCTCTTCGCCACCGCCTTCGAGGACCGCGCCGCCGCCCTGGCCGCCACCCTGGCCAGGGCCGGGCTGGAGCCCGCCTACACCGTGGTGGACAACATCCACGACCTCTCCATGGCCCTGGCCGAGGAGCCCTGGGACGCCGTGGCCTCGGACCAGGACGTGCCCGGCCTGCCCTGGCGCGAGACCATGGCCCTGGCCCGGGCCGCGCGCGAGGACGTGCCCTTCGTGCTCATGGCCCCGGGCCTGGAGCCCGCAGCGGCGCGCGCCGCCGTGCGCGAGGGCGCCGACGACGTGCTGGCCGAGGCCGACTGGCGCGCGCCCGCCGTGTTCACCCGCCTGCTGCGCGACGCCGCGCGCCGCCGCAGGCTGGCCCGGCAGTGGGAGCGCCTGCACGCCGACGAAGGCACCTACCGGGGCATGATCGAGAACTCGGTGCTGGGCATCTTCCAGTGCACGCCCTGGGGCGCGCTGGTGACGTTCAACCCCTCCTTCGCGCGCATCCTGGGCCACGACGGGGCCGAGGCCCTGGGCCGCCACCTGGCCGGGGCCGACCGCAAGCTGCCCCTGGCCGACGAGCGCGCCCTGGAGGCCCTGCTCTTCATGGTCCGCGAGCGCGAGTTCGTCTCCGACTTCGAAACCCGCGTGCTGCGGCGCGACGGCGCCCTGGCCTGGGTCTCCATCACCGCCCGGGCCATGCGCGGCGAGGCGGGCGAAGTGGCGGGCATCGAAGGCACCATCGAGGACATCGGCAAGCGCAAGGCCGTGGAAGACATGATCATCCGCGCCAAGCAGGAATGGGAGAAGACCTTCGACAGCGTGCCCGACATCATCGCCATCCTGGGCGAGGACCTGACGGTGCGCCGCCTGAACATGGCCCTGGCCGCGCGCCTGGGCGCCCACCCCAAGGACATGGTGGGCCGCCCCTGCGAGGCGGTCTTCGACCCCGGCGACGGGCCGCCCCTGGCCGGGCCGCGCATCCGGCGCATGGTCCGCGAGGCCGGGCAGCCCGAGGAGATGCACATCCCCGCCCTGGGCGGCTGGTTCCTGGTCACGGTGTCGCCCTTCGACCTGGGCGAGGGCGCGCGCGGCGGCTTCGTACTCACGGCCCACGACGTGTCGCGGCGCAAGGAGCTGGAAGCCCGGCTGCGCCAGTCGCAGAAGCTGGAAGCCATCGGCACCCTGGCCGGGGGCATCGCCCACGATTTCAACAACATCCTGGGCGTCATCATGGGCTACACCGAGATGAGCCTGGAGGAGCCCGACCTGCCCGCCCCGGCCCGGCGCAGGCTCGCCGAAGTGCTCACCGCCGGGCGCCGCGCGCGCGACCTGATCCACCAGATCCTGACCTTCAGCCGCCAGGAGGAGCCCGACCTGCGGCCCCTGGCCCTGGACAGCGTGGTCAAGGAGGCCGTGAAGCTGCTGCGCGCCTCCATCCCGGCCAACGTGGACATCGCCCTGGACCTCGCCGGGCCCGGCACCGTGCGCGCCAACCTCTCCCAGGTCCACCAGGTGCTCATGAACCTGTGCACCAACGCGGCCCACGCCATGCGCGAGGGCGGCGGCAGGCTGTCCATCGCCCTGGAGCGCGTGGAGCTGGACGCGCTGGGCGCGGCCCAGCACCCCCCGCTGGCCCCCGGGCCCCACGTACGCCTGACCGTGGCCGACACCGGGCACGGCATTCCCGAGGCCATCCGCGACAAGGTCTTCGACCCCTTTTTCACCACCAAGGGCCCCGACGAGGGCACCGGCATGGGCCTGGCCATGGTCCACGGCATCGTCACCGGGCACGGCGGGGCCGTGTCCGTGCGCAGCGCCCCGGGCCAGGGCGCGGCCTTCGAAATCCTGCTGCCCGAGGCCCCCGGGGCGCCCGACGCCCTGGCCGAGGCCGGGCCCGACCACGTCGCGCCCCGGGGCGGGCGCGTCCTGCTGGTGGACGACGAGGCGCCCCTGGCGGCGGTGCTGGGCGAGATGCTGCGCAGCCTGGGGCTGCACGCGCACATCGAGACCGACAGCGCGCGGGCCCTGGAGCTCCTCCGCGCCGACCCCGGGGCCTTCGACCTGCTGGTCACCGACCAGACCATGCCCGGGCTGACGGGCACCGGGCTGGCGCGCGAGGCGCGCGCCCTGCGCCCGGAGCTGCCCGTGATCCTGTGCACCGGCTTCTGCCGCGAGCCCGCCGCCGGGGCCGCCCGCGAGCTGGGCATCGCCGTGACCCTGCACAAGCCCGTGCAGAAGGCGGACCTGGCCCGCGCCGTGCGCGCCGCCCTGGGCCGCGCCGGGGGCTGA
- a CDS encoding type II secretion system F family protein, with protein sequence MTALIVALCVLALFALCMGVMDALYGARNQERAQVGRRLDALRGAGQDARAVDIERRHTLSEVPWLHRALSAQGWTARLDQALTQGQTGLNVGTLVLLCLVLGAVGFYAARLFTVSPLLLAALPLALACAPLWWVGRRRRARMGRFQRQLPDALDLIARALRAGHAFPQGLRMVADEFEDPIGPEFATTLDEINFGVASDLALLNLTRRVDCPDLKFFVVSVNIQRETGGNLAEIVGNIATLVRERFKLEGKVRVLSAEGRLTAWILLALPFAVALVISVINPEYMSVLRDTPQGRVLSTLAMIWMAVGAVALKRLTRITV encoded by the coding sequence ATGACCGCCCTCATCGTCGCCCTGTGCGTCCTGGCGCTGTTCGCCCTGTGCATGGGCGTCATGGACGCGCTCTACGGCGCGCGCAACCAGGAGCGCGCCCAGGTGGGCAGGCGGCTGGACGCCCTGCGCGGGGCCGGGCAGGACGCCCGCGCCGTGGACATCGAGCGCAGGCACACCCTCTCCGAGGTGCCCTGGCTGCACCGCGCCCTGTCCGCCCAGGGCTGGACCGCGCGGCTGGACCAGGCCCTGACCCAGGGCCAGACCGGGCTCAACGTGGGCACCCTGGTGCTGCTGTGCCTGGTGCTGGGCGCCGTCGGGTTCTACGCCGCGCGGCTGTTCACCGTGAGCCCCCTGCTGCTGGCGGCCCTGCCCCTGGCCCTGGCCTGCGCGCCGCTGTGGTGGGTGGGGCGGCGGCGCAGGGCGCGCATGGGCCGCTTCCAGCGCCAGCTGCCCGATGCCCTGGACCTCATCGCCCGGGCCCTGCGCGCGGGCCACGCCTTCCCCCAGGGCCTGCGCATGGTGGCCGACGAATTCGAGGACCCCATCGGTCCCGAATTCGCCACGACCCTGGACGAAATCAATTTCGGCGTGGCCTCCGACCTGGCCCTGCTGAACCTCACCCGCCGGGTGGACTGCCCGGACCTCAAGTTCTTCGTGGTCTCGGTGAACATCCAGCGCGAGACCGGCGGCAACCTGGCCGAGATCGTGGGCAACATCGCCACCCTGGTGCGCGAGCGCTTCAAGCTCGAAGGCAAGGTCCGCGTGCTGTCCGCCGAAGGGCGGCTCACGGCCTGGATCCTGCTGGCCCTGCCCTTCGCCGTGGCCCTGGTCATCTCCGTGATCAACCCCGAGTACATGTCCGTCCTGCGCGACACCCCCCAGGGCCGCGTGCTGTCCACCCTGGCCATGATCTGGATGGCCGTGGGCGCCGTGGCCCTCAAGCGGCTGACGCGCATCACGGTCTAG